The genomic segment TGGTAAGGAAATCAGCTGTACCGCTCAATCAAATCGTTTAATTGTTGTTTGACGGCGTTTCGGTCCATCAAATCGTGGTTCGATAAGGATAGCTTCGTCATTGTCTCATCCGCACCCGCCATCTCACTGAAGAGCGAGCCTAAGTCGTGGGCACGACGGTCGATTTGCAAGACGATGTCGATGCCGGACCGGTCTTGGAGCAGGATGAGTTCGACTTCGTCCAGTTTATGGGCGAAGTACGTATTACGTGCCGAGTACTCGAGTTCTTGAGCGATCGGTAAGTCCTTACGATAACGGCCGGGGAGTTTTTCCGTATCGGCCTTCTTAAGTCGGAAGCCGAGTTCTTCCATCGCTTCTAGGATGACGGATTGGAGGTCGTTGGCTTGGACGATGATAGCGTCTCGGTCTGACGGATCGACCGCTTGGGCGATATCGAGACCCGTTTCAATCCATGACTTCGACTGACTGACCGATAGCGGCGTATTAAATGGCACTTGAAGCGTAAACGGAATTTCACGTTCAACACCTGCTTCAATCGTAAAAGCAGCTTCATTTAGTGAAAAACGATCGAGTGTAAACGTCGTGAATGACGTGCTGTCGCGGACCTCTTCCTTATATTGTGTATTAAACGCTAAATAGATCCGGTCGATTTCTTGGTCGACACTGCCGCCTTTAATATGAACGGTTCCGTGAATTTGTCCGCCGGGCTCACAGCGCTCGCTGTCGAGTCGTGTATCGACTGTGGCGGCACCGATTCCGATTTGTGATAAAAGTTTTTTGAACATCGTTCGTTCCTCCTTTAATGATGAAGCTACCTTACTTGTCGAATAGGGTGGAATTTGCTACAGTTTCGAAAGAACAATCAGAAAAGGACGGGACTACAGTGGAATTACACCAAGTAAAAGAATTACTCACTCAAAAGCTCGAGGCTTCTGCTCTCGTGCATGCAACGATCAGTGGTCCGCGCCAAAAGTCGAATGATCTTCGAAGAATCAAACTAAAACCGATTCTATTGAAAGATACGTATGCAATCCAATTAGAGTTTCAATATGAGCGGATAATTAAACATGAAAATTTGAGAATCGACGAATTTTTAGGACGACTCGACGCATTGATGGAAGAATTCCGTCAATTTTTGTTCCGCTTCGAGACGGAAGAAGTCCAGTTCCAGTTATCAAAGAAAATGAAAGTATCATTAAAGACAACAAAACAGTCGCCACTCCAAGCAGAACTGTCGCATAACCGAAAAAAAAGTCATCTTCTTGAAGATGGTGTCGTCGTACCGTTTTTAGTCCGGCTTGGTGTCATGACGGAAGACGGGCAAGTCAAACGGCAAAAGTACGATAAATTCAAACAAATCAATCGGTTCCTCGAGTTCGTCGAAGATAGTATTTCCGCATTACCGACGGATCGGACGTTACGGATTCTTGATTTTGGATGCGGAAAATCGTATTTGACGTTTGCTTTGTATCATTACTTGAGTGTCGTCAAAGGTTTTGACTTGAAAGTGACCGGACTTGATCTCAAAAAAGAAGTCATCGAAGAATGTACAGCGATTGCGCGCGATCTCGACTATACGAATCTCGAGTTCCGTGTCGGGGACGTCCATGACTACAATGAGGATACAGAGGTTGACTTGATGGTGACGCTTCATGCCTGTGACGTTGCGACGGATGTCGCCCTGGCCCGCGCCGTTGATTGGAATGCGTCTGTCATCTTAAGTGTTCCGTGTTGTCAAAAAGAACTCAATCGTCAACTCGACTGTTCACCACTCGACGTCATGTTGCAGCACGGGTTGATTAAGGAAAAGTTCGCTTCGCTCGCGACAGATTCAATCCGCGCCGAAATCTTGACGCTCGTCGGTTACGAGACACAATTGCTTGAGTTCATTGATTTAGAGCATACACCAAAAAATGTTTTAATCCGGGCCTATAAAAATGACCGTCAGCCGACGGAAGAAAAAATTGACCGTTACGTCGCCTTCCGTGATTTACTGCATGCGAAACCATATTTGGCGCATGAATTAAGCGGCAGACTTGGACAGATTTCGTCTAAACTCGTACAATAAGAAAGAGAACGAATAAGGGAGGAATTAGACCGATGGATTTCCAAATGTATTTTGAAGACGTCGTCCAGACAGCACGCAAAGAAGCAGCGGCTGCTGGTTTTGAAGAATTAACGACAGCTGAAAGCGTCGATGACGCGATGAAGCGTGAAGGGTTGACACTTGTCCTCGTCAACTCAGTATGTGGATGTGCCGGTGGGATCGCTCGCCCAGCAGCTGCTTACGTCAATCGAATGGAAGGCGTCAAGCCGGATCATTTCGTAACAGTGTTTGCGGGACAAGACCGTGAAGCAACGGACCGGGCACGTGAGTACTTTGAAGGGTATCCACCTTCATCACCATCATTCGCTTTGATGCAAGACGGCAACATTCTCTCGATGGTTGAGCGTTTCGACATCGAATCGTTTACTGCAGAAGAAGTTGTTGAAAAATTAGAGTCATTGATTGAAATTTACGCATAAATGAATCAACGTGAGCCGTGTTTCTTAATTGAAGCACGGCTCACGTGTGTATACAAACGCTTATGAAGAGTGAATATACTATATCTAAGTGCAATCAGTTCGCGCTTTCCTGTCGCGGTTCTAAAGCGATTCAAGACGGCTTGCGCCTCGCCCGAGGAAAGCAACGAAAAAAACGCTTTTATCGCCCAATAACACTTTGACTACAGTCTGGAGCCGTGTTTCTTAATTGAAACACGGTTTTTAGTTTGTCGTGAAAGTGAGTGTGCGCGAAAGGGATGTTTTTTTAGCAGTCCCCCTGAAGCAGAGGCCGACTTATTGAAAGAGCAATGAAAAAAGAAGGACGAATCGAATCAATAGCATCCCCTTTTTCGAGTTAGAAAGTACCCATGATTAAAATCCGAGCATAGCAATAAAAAATGTAAGCGGATTCAAAAGTGGTTATTTACTCATTTTTTGTATAAAAAGAATCGATTTATGCATTATTACGAGATAATTATACTTTACAATGAATAAATATTCGTATATCCTAAAAGTAATAAATCGGATCAGAGCTATTTAGTATTGAATTAGAAAAAAACATAAGTCATACTATTGTTAAAGTTCTGACAATTGAGCGTTGGAAGGGGAATTTATTCATGAAAAAATTAGTAGCAACGGCAATGGCAGGCATTCTCGCACTTACGATGGCAGCATGTGGTGCATCAGATGATTCATCAGGCGGTTCAAGTGATGACAATAAAGTATTAACGATGGGAACGTCAGCAGATTACTTCCCGTTTGAATACATCGATACGGCGAAAGGAGACGACATCGTTGGATTTGATGTCGCAATCGCAAAAGAAGTTACAAAAAACCTCGGTTATGATTTGAAAATTGAAGATATGGAGTTCGGTAGCTTACTCGGAGCACTCAGCTCAGGTCGGATTGATTTTGTCATGGCAGGAATGACACCGACAGACGAGCGGAAGAAAAACGCTGATTTCACAGATGTTTACTTCGAATCAAAGAACCTCGTCATGACAAAAGACGAAGCGATTAGTTCGGAAGATGAACTCAAAGGTAAAAAAATCGGGGTCCAACTCGGTTCGATTCAAGAAGGCATTGCGAAAGACCGTTATAAAGACAGCGAAGCCGTCTCGTTAAACAAGATTCCGGAGATCATTCAAGAATTGAACACAGGCCGGATTGACGCGCTCATCATTGAAGATGCGGTAGCGGTCAAATACATGGATCAAGACGCATCGTTAAAAACGTATGAAATTAAAGAAGACGGACCGACGGGTTCAGCCGCCGCTTTCAAAAAGGGTGACAAGATGCGTGACGAGTTCAACAAAGAATTGAAAAAGATGATCGATTCAGGTGAAATCGACAAACTTGCAGAAGAATGGTTCCAAAAAGAAGCAAAATAAGAGAAGCGCATAGGGGTGGGGGTAACCCCATCCCTTTTGTGCGACGTTAGGAGTTTGGTTATGATAGACTTTACAAAGATTCAAGATTCAATCCCATACATTCTGCAAGGGATTCCGGTCCTGTTCCAAGTCGTGATCGTCGCTGCCATCGCAGGGATGTTCATCGGAATCATCGTGGCAGCACTTAAAATTACGAAAAGTAAGTTCATTCGCTTCATCGGTCATGCTTATACGGCAGTCTTTCGTGGGACACCGCTCATTTTGCAACTGGCAATCATTCACTTCGGTTTACCGCAACTGACGGGTTACGTCACGACGGGCTATCAATCCGCTGTCATCGCCTTTTCATTAAACTCAGGTGCATACATCTCGGAAATCATCCGGGCAGGAATTCAAGCAGTCGATCGTGGACAATGGGAAGCGGCAGATGCACTCGGTATCCCATACATGAAACAATTGCGGTCAATTATCTTACCACAAGCATTCAAAAACATTTTACCAGCCATCATGAATGAAATGATTACGTTAACAAAAGAGTCGGCACTCGTCTCGACAGTCGGTGTTCTCGACATTATGCGCCGAGCGCAAGTCGTCGGTGGAGAAAAAGCATTGTACTTCGAACCCTTGTTATTTGCGGGACTCGTCTATTTCGTCCTTGTCATGGGATTGTCCTTGATTGGTCAACAAGTCGAAAAAGCTATGAGAAAGAGTGGGTAATCAGATGGAACCTATGATTCAAGTCACCGATCTGTACAAACAGTTCGGAAAGTTAGAAGTATTAAAAGGCATCACGACGACAGTCGGCCGTGGGGAAGTCGTCGCAGTCATCGGACCGTCGGGCTCAGGGAAGTCGACGTTCTTACGTTGTATCAACCTTTTGGAGCAACCGACAGGTGGGATGATTAACGTCGACGGCTTCGAATTGACAAAACCGAAAGCGAATATCGCGAAAGCGCGTCAAAACATCGGAATGGTGTTTCAACAGTTTAACCTGTTCCCCCATAAATCAGTGCTCGATAACTTAATTTATGCCCCAATCAATGTCCTCGGTTTATCAAAAGAGGACGCAATCAAACGTGGCGAAGTATTACTTGAACGCGTTGGTCTCGCTGAAAAACGGGATAATTTCCCGAACCAGCTATCCGGTGGTCAAAAGCAACGGGTTGCGATCGCGCGTGCCTTGGCGATGGAGCCGAACGTCATGTTGTTCGATGAACCAACATCAGCACTCGACCCGGAAATGGTCAATGAAGTCCTCGATGTCATGAAGCAACTCGCGGAAAGTGGGATGACGATGGTCATCGTCACGCACGAGATGGGCTTCGCAAAAGAAGTCGCTGACCGTGTCCTGTTCCTCGACGAAGGCATTTTGATGGAAGAAGGAACGCCGATCGAGTTGTTCGATCATCCGAAAACCGACCGTGCGAAAAAATTCTTGGAAAAAGTCTTATAACACATAACCGCCATCTCTTTCATCAAAGGGGTGGCGGTTTTTGAGGAGGACGATAACGATGAAGTTACTAGAGGGGAAAGACATTCGGCTGACGCGATTTCAAACAGGGGATATGGAAAGTTATCGGAGCTTTCTGGATGACGCGACATTTGCACGCAACTTGAGTGCGACACCATATCGCTTCTTGTCAGATGAAAAAATCAACGGGATGCTTGCGAGTGATGCCCATGAGACATTTCGGTTCGCCGTTCGCCGGACGGATGCCGAGCGTCTGATTGGCGTCGTATCCCTCGAAGACATCTTATGGTCAAATGGGACGGCCTGGTTGATGATTGGAATCGATCCAAGTGAAGCCGGGAAAGGGTATGGACGAAAAGCATTACAGCTCTTACTGCGATACGCCTTTTCTGAGCTCAACCTCGAGCGGATCCAGTTGACGGTCTTTGCCTATAATGAACGTGCGATTGCGTTATACGAACGGCTTGGTTTCATCCATGAAGGGACATACCGGCAATTTTTAAAGCGGGATGGTATCCGGCATGACATGTTGCTTTACGGATTATTGCGGACGGAGTGGGAGGATTTTTATGATTAACGAAACGGAACAGTTCGTCCGCACATTCCATGCGGCAGATTTTTCAGGACATGACTATGCCCATATCGAACGCGTCCGGAAAATGGCGTTACAGATTGCTGCGACGGAAGGCGGGGATTTGCTGACGATTGAACTGGCGGCACTCCTGCATGATGTCGCTGACGTAAAACTCGGCGGAACACTTTCGTCCGTCGATGCATTTTTATCCGGGAAAGTCTCAGACACTCGGAAACAGCAAGTCCTTCAAATCATCGATGGGATGTCATTTAAAGGAGGGGACCGTCCATCACTTGAGACGCTGGAAGGACAAATCGTCCAAGACGCCGATCGGTTGGATGCGATCGGTGCCATCGGGGTCGCCCGGACCTTCCAGTATGGAGCATTGACACAAGCACCGATGCATGTACCCGGTTTAAGACCACGCAAGCCAGGAGACCGGACGAGTCCTTCAAGCACAATCAATCATTTTTATGAGAAGTTACTTTTGTTAAAGGACTTAATGAATACCGAAACGGCAAAAGGCATCGCAGAGGAACGGCATGCGTTCATGGTTGAATTTTTGGAACGTTTTCAGAAGGAATGGGAGTTTTGAAATTGGGACCGTTCCACCCTGGACGCAAGAAACGCCGATGCCCCCGTTTATCAGACGGAGGCATCGGCGTTTCAGGCTGTAGACAAAGTGACATCGGGAGATTAAGCGTCTTTTTTCGTTGCTTTCCTCGGGCGAGGCGCAAGCCGTTGCTCCCTGATCCTAACGGACAACGAGCAGGGTCTTGCCTGCCTCTAAAAGTGAACTGCTCCCCGTCAAGTAGACAGGTCAAATAATATAAATTTTTTAAACGGCTTGAGCCCTGAATTCCAGCGGACTTAAGCCGTTTAATCGTTTTTGATACCGCAGCTCATTATAAAATCGAATGTAGCGTCGGATTGCATCGTGGAGTTCATCGAACTCCT from the Exiguobacterium oxidotolerans JCM 12280 genome contains:
- a CDS encoding class I SAM-dependent methyltransferase, yielding MELHQVKELLTQKLEASALVHATISGPRQKSNDLRRIKLKPILLKDTYAIQLEFQYERIIKHENLRIDEFLGRLDALMEEFRQFLFRFETEEVQFQLSKKMKVSLKTTKQSPLQAELSHNRKKSHLLEDGVVVPFLVRLGVMTEDGQVKRQKYDKFKQINRFLEFVEDSISALPTDRTLRILDFGCGKSYLTFALYHYLSVVKGFDLKVTGLDLKKEVIEECTAIARDLDYTNLEFRVGDVHDYNEDTEVDLMVTLHACDVATDVALARAVDWNASVILSVPCCQKELNRQLDCSPLDVMLQHGLIKEKFASLATDSIRAEILTLVGYETQLLEFIDLEHTPKNVLIRAYKNDRQPTEEKIDRYVAFRDLLHAKPYLAHELSGRLGQISSKLVQ
- a CDS encoding BrxA/BrxB family bacilliredoxin, which codes for MDFQMYFEDVVQTARKEAAAAGFEELTTAESVDDAMKREGLTLVLVNSVCGCAGGIARPAAAYVNRMEGVKPDHFVTVFAGQDREATDRAREYFEGYPPSSPSFALMQDGNILSMVERFDIESFTAEEVVEKLESLIEIYA
- a CDS encoding HD domain-containing protein, whose product is MINETEQFVRTFHAADFSGHDYAHIERVRKMALQIAATEGGDLLTIELAALLHDVADVKLGGTLSSVDAFLSGKVSDTRKQQVLQIIDGMSFKGGDRPSLETLEGQIVQDADRLDAIGAIGVARTFQYGALTQAPMHVPGLRPRKPGDRTSPSSTINHFYEKLLLLKDLMNTETAKGIAEERHAFMVEFLERFQKEWEF
- a CDS encoding GNAT family N-acetyltransferase, coding for MKLLEGKDIRLTRFQTGDMESYRSFLDDATFARNLSATPYRFLSDEKINGMLASDAHETFRFAVRRTDAERLIGVVSLEDILWSNGTAWLMIGIDPSEAGKGYGRKALQLLLRYAFSELNLERIQLTVFAYNERAIALYERLGFIHEGTYRQFLKRDGIRHDMLLYGLLRTEWEDFYD
- a CDS encoding amino acid ABC transporter ATP-binding protein; this translates as MIQVTDLYKQFGKLEVLKGITTTVGRGEVVAVIGPSGSGKSTFLRCINLLEQPTGGMINVDGFELTKPKANIAKARQNIGMVFQQFNLFPHKSVLDNLIYAPINVLGLSKEDAIKRGEVLLERVGLAEKRDNFPNQLSGGQKQRVAIARALAMEPNVMLFDEPTSALDPEMVNEVLDVMKQLAESGMTMVIVTHEMGFAKEVADRVLFLDEGILMEEGTPIELFDHPKTDRAKKFLEKVL
- a CDS encoding amino acid ABC transporter permease → MIDFTKIQDSIPYILQGIPVLFQVVIVAAIAGMFIGIIVAALKITKSKFIRFIGHAYTAVFRGTPLILQLAIIHFGLPQLTGYVTTGYQSAVIAFSLNSGAYISEIIRAGIQAVDRGQWEAADALGIPYMKQLRSIILPQAFKNILPAIMNEMITLTKESALVSTVGVLDIMRRAQVVGGEKALYFEPLLFAGLVYFVLVMGLSLIGQQVEKAMRKSG
- a CDS encoding transporter substrate-binding domain-containing protein; translated protein: MKKLVATAMAGILALTMAACGASDDSSGGSSDDNKVLTMGTSADYFPFEYIDTAKGDDIVGFDVAIAKEVTKNLGYDLKIEDMEFGSLLGALSSGRIDFVMAGMTPTDERKKNADFTDVYFESKNLVMTKDEAISSEDELKGKKIGVQLGSIQEGIAKDRYKDSEAVSLNKIPEIIQELNTGRIDALIIEDAVAVKYMDQDASLKTYEIKEDGPTGSAAAFKKGDKMRDEFNKELKKMIDSGEIDKLAEEWFQKEAK
- a CDS encoding sporulation protein, with the translated sequence MFKKLLSQIGIGAATVDTRLDSERCEPGGQIHGTVHIKGGSVDQEIDRIYLAFNTQYKEEVRDSTSFTTFTLDRFSLNEAAFTIEAGVEREIPFTLQVPFNTPLSVSQSKSWIETGLDIAQAVDPSDRDAIIVQANDLQSVILEAMEELGFRLKKADTEKLPGRYRKDLPIAQELEYSARNTYFAHKLDEVELILLQDRSGIDIVLQIDRRAHDLGSLFSEMAGADETMTKLSLSNHDLMDRNAVKQQLNDLIERYS